A single region of the Malaclemys terrapin pileata isolate rMalTer1 chromosome 2, rMalTer1.hap1, whole genome shotgun sequence genome encodes:
- the C2H5orf22 gene encoding UPF0489 protein C5orf22 homolog isoform X1 — MSSAGQPGRLRNYPALPVCVVEDHQDVLPFIYRAIGSKHLPASNISFVHFDSHPDLLIPVNMPADTVFDKEALFSELSIENWIMPVVYAGHFSQVIWLHPSWAQQIKEGKHDFLVGKDTSTTTIRVTSTDHYYLSDGLYVPADQLENQKPLHLNVILVNPTEASSSQEENDIISAKRLKLNTDTSNTATASSSKAEVPSGDLSDSKVEGGDEKTFAQDKLESLASCSLGNHACQLMEIVEDVLQVLQKGDAYVLDIDLDFFSVKNPFKEMYTQEEYKILQELYSFKKPDRNPTEEGLLDCVENRVRQLEDLEAAFADLCDNDDEETLKRFALYPRMKPLVQLVHSLKNRMETPDYEMVHQAGLTCDYSELPHHVSTEQEIEGLIQSVKYVLKKIPKPTLVTIARSSLDDYCPAEQVDLIQEKVLNALHSAFGTLDVHLEYSADSSV; from the exons GTTCTGCCTTTTATCTATCGTGCCATTGGGTCAAAGCATCTCCCTGCCAGTAACATCAGCTTTGTTCATTTTGATTCCCATCCAGACCTCCTTATTCCTGTGAATATGCCAGCAGACACAGTCTTCGACAAAGAAGCTCTGTTTAG TGAGCTAAGTATTGAGAACTGGATTATGCCTGTTGTTTATGCTGGTCATTTTTCTCAAGTGATATGGCTTCATCCAAGCTGGGCTCAGCAAATCAAAGAAGGAAAACATGATTTTTTAGTTGGTAAAGATACGTCTACCACTACAATCAG GGTTACAAGTACAGATCATTACTATCTAAGTGATGGTCTTTATGTCCCTGCTGATCAGCTAGAGAACCAGAAGCCTTTACATCTGAATGTCATTCTTGTTAATCCTACCGAAGCATCCAGCAGTCAGGAAGAAAATGATATAATATCTGCAAAGAGACTGAAGTTAAATACAGATACATCAAACACTGCTACTGCCTCTTCATCAAAGGCTGAAGTTCCCAGCGGTGACCTCTCAGATTCAAAGGTGGAAGGAGGAGACGAGAAAACATTTGCACAAGACAAATTGGAGTCCTTGGCTTCATGCTCTCTTGGAAACCATGCATGCCAACTGATGGAGATTGTTGAAGATGTTCTTCAAGTACTACAAAAGGGAGATGCATATGTTTTAGATATtgacttagattttttttcagtgaagaatCCATTCAAAGAAATGTACACCCAG gagGAATACAAGATCTTGCAAGAGCTATACAGTTTTAAGAAGCCGGATAGAAATCCGACAGAg GAGGGGTTGCTGGACTGTGTTGAAAATCGTGTCCGTCAGCTAGAAGATCTGGAAGCAGCTTTTGCGGATTTATGTGACAATGATGATGAAGAGACTCTAAAAAGATTTGCCTTGTATCCTAG AATGAAACCACTGGTTCAACTTGTGCATAGTTTGAAAAACCGGATGGAAACCCCAGACTATGAAATG GTCCATCAGGCTGGTCTTACGTGTGATTATTCTGAACTTCCGCATCATGTTAGCACTGAGCAGGAGATAGAGGGCCTCATACAATCTGTAAAGTATGTACTGAAAAAAATACCAAAGCCCACGCTTGTGACAATCGCTCG ATCAAGTTTGGATGACTATTGTCCTGCAGAGCAAGTAGACCTCATTCAGGAAAAGGTTCTGAATGCACTACACTCAGCGTTTGGCACTCTGGATGTTCATTTAGAGTACTCAGCAGATTCATCTGTGTGA
- the C2H5orf22 gene encoding UPF0489 protein C5orf22 homolog isoform X2, producing the protein MPADTVFDKEALFSELSIENWIMPVVYAGHFSQVIWLHPSWAQQIKEGKHDFLVGKDTSTTTIRVTSTDHYYLSDGLYVPADQLENQKPLHLNVILVNPTEASSSQEENDIISAKRLKLNTDTSNTATASSSKAEVPSGDLSDSKVEGGDEKTFAQDKLESLASCSLGNHACQLMEIVEDVLQVLQKGDAYVLDIDLDFFSVKNPFKEMYTQEEYKILQELYSFKKPDRNPTEEGLLDCVENRVRQLEDLEAAFADLCDNDDEETLKRFALYPRMKPLVQLVHSLKNRMETPDYEMVHQAGLTCDYSELPHHVSTEQEIEGLIQSVKYVLKKIPKPTLVTIARSSLDDYCPAEQVDLIQEKVLNALHSAFGTLDVHLEYSADSSV; encoded by the exons ATGCCAGCAGACACAGTCTTCGACAAAGAAGCTCTGTTTAG TGAGCTAAGTATTGAGAACTGGATTATGCCTGTTGTTTATGCTGGTCATTTTTCTCAAGTGATATGGCTTCATCCAAGCTGGGCTCAGCAAATCAAAGAAGGAAAACATGATTTTTTAGTTGGTAAAGATACGTCTACCACTACAATCAG GGTTACAAGTACAGATCATTACTATCTAAGTGATGGTCTTTATGTCCCTGCTGATCAGCTAGAGAACCAGAAGCCTTTACATCTGAATGTCATTCTTGTTAATCCTACCGAAGCATCCAGCAGTCAGGAAGAAAATGATATAATATCTGCAAAGAGACTGAAGTTAAATACAGATACATCAAACACTGCTACTGCCTCTTCATCAAAGGCTGAAGTTCCCAGCGGTGACCTCTCAGATTCAAAGGTGGAAGGAGGAGACGAGAAAACATTTGCACAAGACAAATTGGAGTCCTTGGCTTCATGCTCTCTTGGAAACCATGCATGCCAACTGATGGAGATTGTTGAAGATGTTCTTCAAGTACTACAAAAGGGAGATGCATATGTTTTAGATATtgacttagattttttttcagtgaagaatCCATTCAAAGAAATGTACACCCAG gagGAATACAAGATCTTGCAAGAGCTATACAGTTTTAAGAAGCCGGATAGAAATCCGACAGAg GAGGGGTTGCTGGACTGTGTTGAAAATCGTGTCCGTCAGCTAGAAGATCTGGAAGCAGCTTTTGCGGATTTATGTGACAATGATGATGAAGAGACTCTAAAAAGATTTGCCTTGTATCCTAG AATGAAACCACTGGTTCAACTTGTGCATAGTTTGAAAAACCGGATGGAAACCCCAGACTATGAAATG GTCCATCAGGCTGGTCTTACGTGTGATTATTCTGAACTTCCGCATCATGTTAGCACTGAGCAGGAGATAGAGGGCCTCATACAATCTGTAAAGTATGTACTGAAAAAAATACCAAAGCCCACGCTTGTGACAATCGCTCG ATCAAGTTTGGATGACTATTGTCCTGCAGAGCAAGTAGACCTCATTCAGGAAAAGGTTCTGAATGCACTACACTCAGCGTTTGGCACTCTGGATGTTCATTTAGAGTACTCAGCAGATTCATCTGTGTGA